A region from the Malus domestica chromosome 07, GDT2T_hap1 genome encodes:
- the LOC139197435 gene encoding ABC transporter G family member 24-like, which yields MISKGANFGTFVSVGVLVLCWVHFVECQDVGDYDQIDNPAVIPLITQIVYGRISNVTAVLSRQISNRSSFCVKNPEADWNEAFNFSSNVDFLTSCIQKTKGDVTRRLCTAAEMKFYFNSFFEKSETANYLRPNKNCNLTSWISGCEPGWACRVGPNEQVDLENSQDIPARTQSCQPCCEGFFCPHGLTCMISCPSGSYCPQATLNKSTGVCEPYNYQLPPGQPNHTCGGANLWADVGSSSEVFCSAGSYCPTTVKSIPCSSGHYCRMGSTSEKRCFALTSCNPNTANQNMHAYGIMLIAGLSTLLLIIYNCSDQVLTTRGRKRAKSREAAARSARETAKARQRWKSAKDAAKKHASGLQAHLSHTFSRKKDSSELEKLKMLTQSRSDTDDDLLISPHPSRSGVSQSSPVPSEGKKKEPTELMQIMHKIEEDPEGYEGFSIGAEDTNVGNVPKGKTINTHSQIFKYAYGQLEKEKAQLQEYKDLTFSGVVKMATNNEIRKRPLIEISFKDLTLTLKAKNKHLLRCVTGKIRPGRITAVMGPSGAGKTTFLSALAGKAIGCNRTGLILINGKNTSIHSYKKIVGFVPQDDIVHGNLTVEENLWFSAKCRLSVDLPKPDKVLVVERVIESLGLQTVRGSLVGTVEKRGISGGQRKRVNVGLEMVMEPSLLILDEPTSGLDSASSQLLLRALRREALEGVNICMVVHQPSYALFKMFDDMVLLAKGGLTVYHGPAKKVEEYFAGLGINVPDRVNPPDHFIDILEGIVATERSSGVSYDELPIRWMLHNGYSVPPEMRQSATGLAMSSMDENSNRETNSSVDDMMEQSFVGEVWQDVKSTVDLHRDKIQLNFLKSKDLSNRRIPGLFLQYRYFLGRVGKQRLREARMQAVDYLILFLAGACLGSLSNVSEQTFGAGGYTYTIIAVSLLCKIAALRSFSLDRLHYWRESASGMSSLAYFLAKDTIDHFNTVIKPVVYLSMFYFFTNPRSRFADNYVVLVCLVYCVTGIAYALAIFFEQGAAQLLSVLLPVVLTLIATRQQDSEFMKILAKLCYPRWALEALVTANAERYAGVWLITRCGSLLKAGYNLHNWNLCIIILTFIGVVSRAIAFFCMVTFQKK from the exons ATGATCTCCAAAGGCGCCAACTTTGGCACATTTGTTTCGGTTGGGGTATTGGTTCTGTGCTGGGTGCACTTTGTGGAGTGCCAGGATGTGGGGGACTATGACCAAATAGACAACCCGGCAGTTATTCCTCTCATCACTCAGATTGTCTACGGCCGAATCTCTAATGTCACTGCAGTCCTCAGCCGACAAATCAGCAATCGTTCCAGCTTCTGTGTGAAGAATCC GGAAGCCGATTGGAACGAGGcttttaatttttcatccaATGTGGATTTCTTAACTTCCTGCATTCAAAAGACTAAAG GAGACGTTACGCGGCGGTTGTGTACAGCAGCTGAAATGAAGTTCTACTTCAATAGTTTCTTTGAAAAATCTGAGACTGCAAATTACTTAAGACCGAACAAGAACTGCAATTTGACCTCATGGATTTCTGGGTGTGAGCCAGGATGGGCTTGTCGTGTTGGCCCAAATGAGCAGGTTGACCTCGAAAATTCACAGGACATCCCTGCCAGGACTCAGAGCTGCCAACCTTGTTGTGAGGGTTTCTTTTGCCCCCATGGTCTTACGTGCATGATAT CTTGCCCATCAGGTTCTTATTGTCCCCAAGCAACGCTGAACAAATCCACCGGTGTGTGTGAACC ATACAATTATCAATTACCTCCGGGGCAACCAAATCATACTTGTGGAGGAGCAAATTTATGGGCTGATGTTGGTAGTAGTAGTGAAGTCTTTTGTTCAGCTGGATCATATTGCCCAACCACCGTGAAAAGCATTCCTTGTAGTAGCGG ACACTACTGCAGGATGGGTTCTACATCTGAGAAAC GCTGCTTCGCTTTGACTTCCTGCAATCCAAACACTGCAAatcaaaatatgcatgcataTGGAATAATGCTAATT GCAGGTTTGAGTACTCTGCTACTTATTATATACAATTGTTCAGATCAAGTTCTGACCACTAGGGGGAGGAAACGGGCTAAATCCCGAGAAGCAGCAGCCAGAAGTGCAAGGGAAACAGCAAAAGCACGCCAAAGATGGAAATCTGCAAAAGATGCTGCTAAGAAGCATGCAAGTGGATTACAAGCTCACTTATCACATACATTTTCTCGAAAAAAGGACAGCTCAGAACTTGAGAAACTTAAGATGTTGACTCAATCTAGATCTGACACAGATGATGACCTTTTGATATCACCACATCCAAGTAGATCCGGTGTTTCTCAGTCCTCACCTGTGCCAtcagaaggaaagaaaaaggaacCTACTGAGCTCATGCAGATTATGCATAAAATTGAAGAAGACCCTGAGGGTTATGAAGGTTTCAGTATTGGAGCTGAGGATACGAATGTAGGAAATGTGCCAAAAGGAAAGACGATCAATACTCATAGCCAAATTTTCAAGTATGCTTATGGTCAACTTGAGAAAGAGAAGGCTCAGCTGCAAGAGTACAAGGACCTAACCTTCTCGGGGGTGGTTAAAATGGCTACTAATAACGAAATAAGGAAACGGCCTCTCATTGAGATTTCTTTCAAAGACCTAACGCTTACTTTGAAAGCAAAAAACAAGCATCTACTGAGGTGTGTAACTGGTAAAATTAGGCCTGGCCGCATCACTGCTGTTATGGGTCCATCAGGGGCTGGAAAAACAACGTTTCTTTCTGCCCTAGCTGGAAAAGCAATTGGATGCAATAGGACTGGTTTAATTCTCATAAATGGAAAGAATACATCAATCCATTCGTATAAAAAAATCGTAGGGTTTGTACCGCAAGATGATATCGTGCACGGAAACTTGACTGTGGAAGAGAATCTATGGTTCAGTGCTAAGTGCAG aTTATCCGTGGACTTACCAAAACCGGACAAAGTTTTAGTGGTTGAAAGAGTTATCGAGTCCTTGGGGCTTCAAACAGTACGTGGTTCCTTAGTTGGAACGGTAGAGAAGCGAGGAATTTCTGGAGGCCAGAGGAAACGTGTAAATGTTGGCTTGGAAATGGTTATGGAACCTTCACTTTTGATTTTGGATGAGCCCACATCCGGTCTAGACAGCGCCTCTTCTCAGCTACTTCTTAGAGCACTTAGACGGGAAGCTCTTGAAGGGGTAAACATCTGCATGGTGGTTCACCAGCCTAG CTATGCCTTGTTCAAGATGTTTGATGATATGGTACTCCTGGCAAAAGGTGGTCTTACTGTTTATCATGGACCAGCAAAGAAAGTAGAAGAATACTTTGCAGGCCTTGGGATCAATGTCCCAGACCGAGTCAACCCTCCAGACCACTTCATTGACATTTTAGAGGGTATAGTCGCAACGGAAAGAAGCTCGGGAGTGAGTTATGATGAGCTTCCCATCAGATGGATGCTTCATAATGGGTACTCAGTACCTCCTGAGATGAGGCAGAGTGCCACCGGACTCGCAATGTCATCGATGGATGAAAATTCAAATCGTGAAACAAATTCTTCTGTTGATGATATGATGGAACAGTCTTTTGTCGGAGAGGTATGGCAAGATGTGAAAAGTACCGTGGATCTGCATCGTGATAAGATACAGCTTAATTTCTTGAAATCCAAGGATTTATCGAACCGGAGAATTCCAGGTTTATTTCTACAGTACAGATACTTCCTGGGCAG AGTTGGTAAGCAGAGACTACGGGAAGCTCGCATGCAAGCAGTggattatttgattttatttcttGCTGGAGCCTGCTTAGGATCACTTTCAAATGTCAGCGAGCAGACCTTTGGTGCAGGCGGTTACACTTATACTATTATTGCAGTTT CTCTACTGTGCAAAATTGCGGCTTTGAGGTCGTTTTCTCTAGACAGATTACACTATTGGAGAGAGAGCGCTTCGGGGATGAGCAGCTTGGCTTATTTCCTGGCTAAGGATACTATTGATCATTTTAATACAGTGATCAAACCTGTAGTGTATTTGTCCATGTTCTACTTCTTTACCAACCCAAGATCTAGGTTTGCAGATAACTATGTTGTTCTGGTCTGCCTCGTGTATTGTGTAACTGGTATAGCCTACGCGTTAGCAATCTTTTTCGAACAAGGTGCAGCCCAACTA TTATCGGTACTTCTTCCAGTTGTTTTGACTCTTATAGCAACACGGCAGCAAGATAGTGAATTTATGAAGATTTTAGCTAAGTTGTGCTACCCGAGGTGGGCTTTGGAGGCATTAGTGACTGCAAATGCTGAAAG GTATGCCGGAGTATGGCTGATAACTCGCTGCGGGTCACTTCTAAAAGCCGGCTATAATCTTCATAACTGGAATCTTTGTATAATCATCCTAACATTCATCGGTGTAGTTAGTCGGGCGATAGCATTCTTTTGTATGGTGACATTTCAGAAGAAGTGA
- the LOC139197776 gene encoding pectinesterase/pectinesterase inhibitor PPE8B-like translates to MEAFEGTNSILAGGLKQVTTSIHGLLGMLHAHQTADFVGSIRTSKHIRPWLQRPNFVVSHDGSGDFKLISDAITAAPDHSRQYFIIFVKRGVYYEYVNIGAKKSNLVLVGEGMDNTIISGNRSNGTGWGTSDSATFTVKADGFIAVNIGFVNTAGPYKMQAVALRSQGDRSAFFQCSISGYQDTLLVHDGRQFYRMCKISGTVDFIFGYGTAVFQKCTIISKQNGKGGRNEITAHGRFNQNDPTGFSFQFCNIVHDNSHGTVSVENQTPTYLGRPWGNCSRTVFMQSQLDAVIRPEGWHEWSGDFGLKTLYYGEYMNEGLGSNLSHRVKWPGYHVITDPSVADQFTVAKFIGGNSWLPSTGIPYAPGLLKDR, encoded by the exons ATGGAAGCCTTCGAAGGAACCAACTCCATTCTTGCAGGAGGCCTCAAACAAGTGACCACATCAATACATGGCCTTCTTGGCATGTTGCACGCGCACCAAACAGCTGATTTTGTTGGCTCTATTCGGACGTCTAAACACATTAGACCTTGGCTGCAGAGACCAAACTTCGTCGTTTCTCACGACGGGAGTGGAGATTTCAAGCTAATATCCGACGCCATCACGGCTGCACCCGATCATAGCCGGCAGTactttataatttttgttaAGAGAGGAGTTTACTATGAGTACGTGAATATTGGTGCCAAAAAGTCTAATCTGGTTTTGGTTGGAGAGGGCATGGACAATACTATCATATCTGGCAACAGAAGCAATGGGACTGGTTggggcacatctgattcagcAACATTCA CTGTAAAAGCCGACGGTTTCATTGCCGTCAACATTGGTTTTGTGAACACAGCAGGACCATACAAGATGCAGGCAGTTGCACTCCGGTCCCAAGGAGATCGATCAGCTTTCTTCCAGTGCAGTATAAGTGGGTACCAAGACACATTGCTAGTGCATGACGGCCGCCAGTTCTACCGAATGTGCAAAATAAGTGGCACAGTTGACTTCATCTTTGGCTACGGCACTGCCGTCTTCCAAAAATGTACAATTATTTCCAAGCAAAACGGTAAAGGTGGCCGAAACGAGATCACTGCTCATGGTCGCTTTAATCAAAACGACCCCACGGGCTTCTCTTTCCAGTTTTGTAACATTGTACATGATAATTCACATGGTACTGTATCTGTTGAGAATCAAACTCCCACGTACTTGGGTCGACCTTGGGGAAATTGCTCACGTACTGTTTTCATGCAGTCACAATTAGATGCAGTTATAAGGCCAGAGGGTTGGCATGAATGGAGTGGAGATTTTGGGCTGAAAACTCTGTATTATGGTGAGTACATGAATGAGGGGTTGGGTTCGAACCTTTCGCACCGGGTCAAATGGCCAGGTTACCATGTGATTACTGACCCATCTGTGGCTGATCAGTTTACAGTTGCCAAGTTTATTGGTGGAAATTCATGGCTGCCATCCACAGGCATCCCATATGCACCAGGGTTATTGAAGGATCGATGA
- the LOC139197777 gene encoding pectinesterase/pectinesterase inhibitor PPE8B-like encodes MDAIAAAPSHGQQRFVIFIKKGIYKEYVKIDATKTNLVLMGEGMDVTTISGDRCNGSGWQTLDSATFAVNAEGFVAMDIGFENTAGPNNMQAVALSSCGDQSVFYRCKMSGYQDTLLVQSGRQLYRECTISGTIDFIFGFGTAVFQNCNILARKNLEGAQNTLTAHGRYAADSSGFSFQFCSVDADSDLGGNVTSSPTYLGRPWGKYSRTIFMQSYISDVIRPEGWLDLNGVGELDTLYYAEYMNNGTGASTVGRVKWPGYHVITEASDAELFTVTKFIDGDSWLPSTGVPYAPGLEQV; translated from the exons ATGGATGCCATTGCAGCTGCACCAAGTCATGGCCAACAGCGGTTTGTGATATTTATCAAGAAAGGAATTTACAAAGAATATGTCAAAATTGATGCCACAAAGACTAATCTGGTGTTGATGGGAGAGGGCATGGACGTTACTACCATATCTGGCGACAGATGCAATGGTAGTGGTTGGCAAACACTTGATTCAGCAACATTTG CTGTAAATGCCGAAGGGTTCGTAGCAATGGACATAGGGTTTGAGAACACTGCCGGGCCAAATAACATGCAAGCAGTTGCACTTTCATCCTGCGGCGACCAATCAGTTTTCTACAGGTGCAAGATGAGTGGATATCAAGACACATTGCTGGTGCAGTCCGGTCGCCAGCTCTACCGAGAATGCACGATCAGTGGCACCATCGACTTCATCTTCGGCTTCGGCACTGCCGTTTTCCAAAACTGTAACATTCTTGCCAGGAAAAACCTTGAAGGTGCGCAAAACACTCTCACTGCGCATGGTCGATATGCTGCAGATTCTTCAGGCTTCTCATTTCAATTTTGCAGCGTTGATGCAGACTCCGATCTAGGGGGTAATGTTACTTCTTCACCCACGTACTTAGGTCGACCTTGGGGAAAATATTCACGTACGATATTCATGCAGTCATATATAAGTGATGTAATAAGACCCGAGGGTTGGCTGGATTTGAATGGGGTTGGTGAGCTTGACACTTTGTATTATGCTGAGTACATGAACAATGGGACGGGTGCGTCGACTGTAGGTCGGGTCAAGTGGCCCGGCTATCATGTAATTACCGAGGCATCCGATGCCGAATTGTTTACTGTGACCAAGTTTATTGATGGTGACTCATGGCTGCCATCCACCGGTGTCCCCTACGCACCAGGATTGGAGCAAGTTTGA